The Arcobacter sp. F2176 genome includes the window ATCCTTGAATAAAAATAAGTATAAAACCTAAAGGTATAAGTCCTTTTACTAGGTATCTATAAGGTAATCCCCCAGGATCAGGTGAGACTTCATTATTTACATAAGATTGCAGTACATAATCACTTGATAAATAAATTATAAAAGCAGAAAAAGGAAGAATTATTATTAAAGGAATTAAAATATTCATCCATCTTTTTACATTTTTACTATAACTGTGATAAAAAAGGTCAACTCGTACATGTTCACCTTGTTGGAAAGTATAAGCAGAACCAAATATTGCAATTGC containing:
- a CDS encoding TRAP transporter small permease subunit, coding for MKELALLANRLDTLIMRIGQITSWLIFILVLLVAGDVLFRYFFHISSIAEQEFQWHLLAAIAIFGSAYTFQQGEHVRVDLFYHSYSKNVKRWMNILIPLIIILPFSAFIIYLSSDYVLQSYVNNEVSPDPGGLPYRYLVKGLIPLGFILIFIQGLSVLLKAITKTESEL